A region of the Methanobrevibacter ruminantium M1 genome:
TATCTGCATTATCCAATATGATATTGCATAAATCTATGAAAATTTTTGTATGAATTCCTTTATCAAATAAAGAAGGATGGCTTGCATAATATGTCATTTCATTATTCATTTTATCCAAATCGAAATTAATGGATGCCTCCTTATAAGAATTTAAAGAATTTTCATAATCATTTAAATTGCAATAAACCCTTCCTTTTAACAGGAATGCATCAATGCAATAATCTATGCTGAGCAGATGATCCAATACAGATAAAGATTTCTCGTATTCACCTTTATTATATAAAATCAAGGCTTTTTTATATAGTGCACCTAAATTATTTTCATCTAAAATTAAAATATTATTAAGAATAATCAAAGCTTTATCAAAATTTTGATTATTTAATGCAGAATCTAATTCTTTAAAAAGTTTATTAATTTTTATTTTTGTAAACATAATATCCTCCAATCAAGGATTCAATGATAATTGATTATATATAATAGCTGGAATAAACGATATTTCAAATGTAGCTAAAAATATGTAACAAATACCTCTAGATTTATTACCTGTATTGATTAGAAATTTCCCATAATTATAATTTCTAGTAGCATCCCTATATAATGCTTTAACAATCTTTGCACTATCATACAAATCATCATCTGGCCCCTTAGGTCCTAAAGAAAATTTATATGAACCTTTTTCAAATGCTTTTACATCCTTTAAAAAATAATTATAACTTGTAATATTAGTAGGTTTTTCTACTTTAGCCCTTTCGTTATTCTTAGTACTTAGATAATAATTATAAGCTTCTTGATATGCAATTATTGCAGCATTAGAAGAAGAAACTTTTCTATTACTGCTCTTATAATTATATGTATACACCTTATTATTAGTGTAGTACTTATTGCCGCTTATAGAACTGGTTACTGGATTGTAACTTACTTTAGGTCTATTTCCGTTATTTCCAGTGCTTGTAGGATATTTGACATTTCGTGGAAAATGAATTTTATTATTAGGCTTCCATGTATAATGTGGTTTTTGAATGCTTTTGGAATTGTAATGTGAGTTTGAATTCCAAACTATTGCTAAGGAGCCGGCAATTACAGTTACCCCTGCTAAAGCCAAATAACCTCCATAAGCAAGTGCTGGGAAAACAGTCCCAACTATAGTTTTCATTTTGGCTATGCTTACATTAGATACCCTATCTTTTATTGGTTCAACATCTAAAACATATCCGGAAAACATTTCGTCGAATGTTTCCCTACTTAGAACAAACAATCCTATTGAGGGATCATTTAATACAATGTCGGTGTCGTTTATGCTATAAATCACGGAGAAATGGTAGTCTTCATTTATTAAAAGCACAGCTAAGTCATTTGTCATTAGGTCTGAGCTATTTATCTTTAATACTGAGGGATTGAATCCTTTTTTGATGCAGGCTTGGTATAGTCCGTAAAGGCTGGTTCCGTTTGTATTTGTTCCTGCAATTTTGGCTATGTCCTCTTGTGATAGGCTTAATCCGAGGCTTTCGAAGATGATTGAAAGGGCTGCAGGGCCGCAGTACCACATATTGTCTTGAATCACTATTTCCCCATCATTCAATGACTGAACATTTATTAATGTATTGTTATAAACAGATGCGGATTTGTTTATGAATGAAGAGCTATACTTTAAAATGCCTAAATAGTTATTATAGACATTAGTGTTCTCTATCAATGCGCTATTGGATGCGATGAGTCGAATCCCTTGATAGTTATCGTGGATGTTATTGGATAGGAACTGATTGTATTTGGAAGAGTCCTCAATGGCAATCCAGTTATTG
Encoded here:
- a CDS encoding cysteine peptidase family C39 domain-containing protein, which produces MYGTASSNAVFSTGNAFGISNSKIFNSFAGIYLYDVINASLSNNQISGCSYALYLDGSDNGSFIGNKIFNNDYGILAKYSNINLFKNNSVFNNWIAIEDSSKYNQFLSNNIHDNYQGIRLIASNSALIENTNVYNNYLGILKYSSSFINKSASVYNNTLINVQSLNDGEIVIQDNMWYCGPAALSIIFESLGLSLSQEDIAKIAGTNTNGTSLYGLYQACIKKGFNPSVLKINSSDLMTNDLAVLLINEDYHFSVIYSINDTDIVLNDPSIGLFVLSRETFDEMFSGYVLDVEPIKDRVSNVSIAKMKTIVGTVFPALAYGGYLALAGVTVIAGSLAIVWNSNSHYNSKSIQKPHYTWKPNNKIHFPRNVKYPTSTGNNGNRPKVSYNPVTSSISGNKYYTNNKVYTYNYKSSNRKVSSSNAAIIAYQEAYNYYLSTKNNERAKVEKPTNITSYNYFLKDVKAFEKGSYKFSLGPKGPDDDLYDSAKIVKALYRDATRNYNYGKFLINTGNKSRGICYIFLATFEISFIPAIIYNQLSLNP